GAACAAACCCGTAAATTGCATCTACGATTGTCGAGGCGATTACCATTACGATGGTCAACTTCCTTACTGGGTGGACAATCCATAATTAACCGAGACATAATAATAGTTACTTTTTGCCTATCTATTTTACCTCTCCACATCACACATTCCCGTTTGTGTCCTTTGCGGCCAACCAAACAGTATTGCCATTTTAATTTTGAGACTTTACCAAAATCTGAATTGCTAATAATTGATGTTTTTCCTTGTGTTAATTGAATTGTTTTCATTTAATACCTCTCGTAGTATTTCTCGAAATTGAGACACAGCAGGGCGGGTCGAGATGCCCCGCCTTTTCGGTAGCTAACCTATCTGTGTTAAAGTATATCATATATTGAATTTTTCTGTAACACTTTTATCTAAAATTGTTTGTATCCCATTTTTAGTCAAAATACATATTTTATTAAGATACTTTTTTGACAATTTGACCTTTTTGGCGTTATTTTTGGAGTTAAAAACCATTGTTATTTTGACCTCTGGCTGATACTTATTGAGTAATTTTAACTTCCGCCGTGTATCAGCTTCAAAAAGCCCTTTTCCTTCCCAGTATTCTAAGGTATCATTATTGTTGCGTATGTCAAAATCTACAAGCCAAGTATCATCGGGAAACTTAAACGTGGTTTGTTCATACCACCAATCTTTAATCTCGCCGGCTGTTTTCAAGAATTGGAGATATTTAGCAATCCGCCAATCCAGTTTTGAACGAAAGTCATATTCTTTGCTGCCAATAGTATCGTGGATTCGCTGGTTATTGTATTCTTTAACCAGTGGCCCTTCACAAAAACCCAATTTTCTTGCCTCCTGTAGGGATAGTTTTGCCATACGATTCCTTCTTTCTCCTTTTACTGATTCGCTACGCCTTCGCTTTGCTATACCTCACGTTGCCATACGCTACCATACCTTTGCTCAACAATACATTGCCATACCGCACCCCGCCATAGCGTTGCGATACGTTACTATGCCTTCACATTGCCCGACTTCACCATGCCACTGCCTTACTTTGCCGAACGCTGCCGCGCCTTTGCAAAACAAAACTTTACATTACTTTACGTTGCCATTGCAATACTGTGCGCTACTTCGCCTGCGCCTTGTTATACAGCACCTTACGCTACCATACCTTAGCTAAGCTAAGCTAAACAAAGCATTGCCGCTGCGTTGCGATACGTTACTACGCCTTCACATTGCCCAACTACGCCTTGCGCTACTTCGCCTTCGCTCAACAGTACATCACCATGCCTTTGCTATACTTTACGCGACGCTGCCTTTGCTCGACAATACATCACGACACAACACAACGCCCTCGCGAAACCATACTCCACCTTACGCCACGCTGCCCTTGCAATACAATACCATGCTTAACCTTTACAACACATTGCGTTACAATCTCCACTTTGCCTCTGCGATACTTCGCCTTGCAAAACTCTGCCTTTGCATCACAAAACCTCATATACAAAAGAACCCATTCCAGAATTTCGCCATTGCAGTAGACCTCTTAACGCACCATAGTCGAGCCACGGTTTCAGAAAATCTTCAAGTTTTTTATCGAGTAACATTATCTCTGCTTCAAAGGTCGTACCGGCAGGCAACATTTCGGAACGTGCCAGAGATATTCTTTCACCCCGCATCGTTTGTCCCCGCAAAGGTCTTTCACAAAACTCTATCTTACCGCCTTCAGGTATCGTTAAAAACATCTTTCGAGGTCTGACAAATAACATCATATCAATGGTTCGTTTATACAGATATTTCGTCAGGCCGATTTTCTTTAATTCCTCCTGTGTCATTTTGCCGGACATTATCAATGCCAAGCAGGAATCTTTGAAAAATCCTTTTAATTGGTAATCCCAAATAAACGGCCTTCCGTCCTCTCTGGGGAATATCGTGCTGGACTTTTCGAGGGCTTCATCTTCAGGCAACGCCTCGATTTCGTCCTGTGCCGGTACTTTGGCAGGATTTTTTGAGAGAATAAAGTCCGTTGCGGCGTCCTTATTTCCCGACAATGTTCCTAAAACCGGCTCTACAAATTTAATTCTTACTTTCATTTTTCGCTCCTTTAGTGTTAAAATTTACGGTGGTTCTAATAATTTCTTGGTAAGCTTCAAAAGCTTTTGTGTAAGCCATATAAGCCCTATAAGCTTTCCAATAAGCCGTATTAGCTTCATTTTTACGGGCTTTGGAATAAACCTCACGGGCTATCTCAAAATTCTTTCGGGCTTTATTGAGAGCATTATGAGCTTTTTCAAATGCTTTTGTCTTTTTCTCGTCCATTTCTATTGTTATGTATTTCATCTATTTTTTTCTCATAATTTTTTCAGCGGCTTTTTTGTGTTTATCCTCTACAAGATTTTTGGAAGGCCACCCAACCCAAGTTCCCCATTCATCGTAACCGAGTCCCCTTGTGTCGCTTTCTATTATTGCCAAGTCGGGTTCGTCTTTTTTAAGTTCCATTTTTACTATATGCCGAGCGGCACGGTGGGATTTTTCATCGCAAGGACGGGTAATCCAAACAATCGGTTTTTTTTTATAACTCCGACTCATATCAACTTTACCTCGATTCCGGTATTTCTGTTTCCCTTTAGCCATAAATATTCGTTAAACCTTCTGCAAATCTCACCGGCTATCTCCTTGCGTATCCCGCACGCAACTACGGTCTTGCCGAGCAGGATATTGCCTACCTCGTTTTTGTTTTCGTCAAAGGTTACTGCTGCGTAGCTAAGTTGCAACGGTGTCCTTGCAAGGGTATTGGTATTGTAGTGCATTAGCTTTTTATCCTTAATTTAATTCCTTTAAGGTGTTAATCCGGTTAAAATCAAATTCGACATTTTGCCCGTTTCTATTGCCTTATTTATCTGTGGTAAAATTTCCTCTGAGACAGTACGTCCATTTGGTAAATAAGTGTATGCCATAAACTCATCTTCAAAAGCAGCAATTCCGCTTTCAACAGCTTCTAATTTTGCAAGAATAACCAGATGTAACGCCCTCCAGTTTGACCTGCACGCTTGCTCCCACGCCGCAAGCATATCCTCGTTACTGCGCCGCTTTCGTCCGCTTGGTGTTGTTTGATAATTATCAGGATTAGGTAAAATCAATTTAAGCTTGATAGCCATTCCTTTGTACGCAAATGCTATTATTGCTTTTTGATGGTCTGTTTGATAGGCAAAATGAGACGCTCCGTATCTTGATAAAGTTTTCTCGATAGCAGCTTTTGACCGTTCTATACTTACCCCGCTTGTTTTTGCATATATGCTCATTTTTCACTACTCCTTTTTCGTATCAACCATTCTCATCTTAATTCCTTCAATCAGTTTGCAACCTTCCTCGTAATCAGGATTAAGTTTCTGATAAATGTCTATTCAGAGATTGTAAAGCGTTCAATTCTGCCTCTACGCTTTGCAATTTTGATACGCCATTTTTGTATGCTGCTTCTGACTGTTCGAGTCGCAATTTGCTTTCCCAAACGATACCTTTGGCTATTTTTTCACAAGTAGAGGCGGGGGGGTCTTTGATAATCTCATCTTCAAGGGATAACGCCTTCCCATTTTTTAATCTCATCAAAGTAATAGCAAGTTCTTTGTCATAAAGGGCTATCGCCAACGCCTTGTCATTGCCTAATCCTTCAAGTAATCCCCTGCCGGTTTCGAGTAGTTTTATCTTACTTTTGATTTTTTCTGCGACAATATATGGACTTTCTTCTTTTGACATATTTACCTCATAACTTATATTTAGCTTTAAATTCCTCTACTTGCCGTTGACGCTCAAAAGGGCGAATCATCCACCTCGTCCGGTCTATGCCTATTGCCAACGGCATCAATATCGTCTTGACCGCCTTCCGTTATGCTTGGGTCTGGTTCGGGGGTAAAATACTTTTCGCCTTCCTTGATAAACTTAACATCTTGCAGGACTAATTCGTAAAGTCCTTGTCCTAAAGCCCGTTCGCCCTGTATATATGCACACAATACTTTGCACCTTGCCCAGTCCTCACTAATAGTCCCTAAATTGCTTTGGGGGGTAGGCGAATATAATGGATTTGACGGCGGAATAGACGCTCTGGCGGGGGTTTTAGCGGGTTCAACGGTTACCCTCTCATTCCAAAACCCACCGTAATACATTATATTCTTGAACGGGTTCGGGGCAATGTTAAACGCTAACCGGCGATTTATAAAACCATCCCCTATGGTTTTGTCCTTGCCAAGCCATATTTTGACCTTTTGCCGCTCATTATTATCGTCCGTAATTATCACTTGCTGGAAACGTTTGCCATCTTTTGTGAATTGTACCGGCTCAAAACTATTGACCGTGCCAAACATAGCTATTTTTATCTGGTAGCCCTTTTCATCTTTTTTGCCGTCCGCCAATCTAATTTGCTCAAAGTTCATTTTTCACCTTCTTTCCTTTCAGTTCTTGTTTCAATTCTTCAACCCTATTCATATTTTGTAAAATACACGATTCGCACATTTCTATCTCGCAGGTAGGACATAATCTATTGCCTTTGAGTTTATCGCACTTTTCGCAACCAGTACTTTCTATTTCTTCTTGGGTTATCTGGGCAAACGAATCTGCTCTTTGAAAATATCTTAATCCCCAATCGCATCGGCAACATCGACATTCATATTGCGGGGGATTGCTTGCAAGGCAGTCTACAATTATTCTGGCCTTACATTTAGGACAATGCAAATCATCTCTTATGCTCATTTAATCTCCCAATTTAAATCCCATAACGGCGGTGAAAATTTTCTCTATCTTTAAGAAACATTTGTTTGTACTGGTTAATTTCTATTGAGATAACCGGCCTTGAAAATCCTTGTTGTGTTTTATCATTCAAAGGAATCACCATCATTTGCTCATAGGGACTTTCGCCGTTTTCTTCCTCTGCAATAATATAGGCGGCAATCTGCTTGAAATCTTTAAGTTTTTGCGGAGTTCGCTTAACATCGGCAAGCGTTTTTTTGCCTTCATAATAGCAAATTCTTATATCTGGCGTACCACCGAAACGATGTTCTTTGCTTATAATCGACTCGCCACAAATCATTTTCTCGATAGGATATTTTTTGAGGAAATCAGGGAAACTCCATCCTTCAATAGGTAGTTGTAATTTGCCTTGTTTCACAATAACCAAATCAGACCAAGTGCCGTCTATCTTTTCAACAGGTTTCCATTCACCGGTCTTTATAAATTCGGCGACTTGAGCGTGAATTAGACTTCCTTGCGAAGCATATTGCTGTAACTCAATCGCAGTTACCCAAAAGTCAGTGTCCCAATTAAGGATAGATGTTACAGACGGGAAATCACCGTACATTCTGAAATCCGTGCGCTCCCGTTGTATTTTTTCGATAGTCAGGGCTTGTTCGTCCCGTTTAAAGTTTTGGTAGCAAATTTTCTGAAGTTCTTTCTGCCAATCATCTATAATATTAGTTACCATAGACACATCCGTTTCAATTTCTACTTTTGCCGTATAACTCGGTCGTGCATTTTGAAAAGAACCCGTTGCAATTACTCCCGAAAATCCTGCTGATATTTTAATCTTCATTTATTTCCTCGCATTCCTGTTTGCCAATAATTTCTATCATTTCTACGCTGGTTATGCACTGACTATCAATATCTTGCTTATCATACCCTTCGCCTTTGGTTATCATATTGCACACTTCGTCCTCGCTGTCGGTGATAATGTGGACATAGCCAGTGCCCACAAATTCTACTTTTACCAAATGGTCTGTTTGCATTATTTCACCTCTTTCACATACCATATTATTCTTTTCTCGCCCTTGTAATTCTTAAACATTGCAAGGGTACACACATTACAGATTTCTCTACCGCAAGGGTGTGCGCAATTCTGGACTGCACCGTATCTTCGCAAATCAGGTAATCTTCTTGCACAAACAGCATAATCAATGCCCGACTTTTCAGACAGTTCAAGACTTGTAACGCCATTATGTTCGGTCAATGCTTTAAGCACCTTAAACGCCTGTTCATTTATAGTCGGCCTGTTCTTCTCGGCAGTTTCAAAACTGCTTATCGGGTCGGTGTTTGCTGATAAAGGTTTAATGTCAAAAAGAGTTTTCATTGTTTACTCCTTTATTTCCTCAAATTCATCGCCAATAATATATTTAACTTTATCCGTCTCTGCTGTTCCATATTCAGCGTCTAAACTCATATCTTGGAATATGTATTTTACTGCCTTTTTCCACCTCTCGCGGCTGGCTCGCAAGTCTTTGTTTTCTAATGTCATATTATCTTTATCTTCAAGGTGTGCTGTCCTAAATTGCTGATATTCTCCTCTAATCTCTTTGTTTTCCGCCGATAAGCGGTCGATAAAGGCGAGTGCTTCGTGCAAATCCTTCATAAGTTTGTTTGGCAAACTTGTAGAAACAGGAGCATTATCTGGCTTAATCTGTATTGTTGCATTGTGCCACTTTATCTTCATTCTTTCTGCAAACTCTTCCGCCGTTTCCTTCTTATCGTTCTTCATTTTTTCTCCAATTCTTTTTTTGCTTCCTGCAAAGCGGTGATAAGCTCATCAATTTGTTTAGGTGCATACCGAAAACAATATGTTATTCCAGTTCTTATCTCTAAATACTTCTTGGATTTATGTATGTCCAAAAACAATTTATTTCCTTCTTTGTCTTTAATCACTCTTTCCATTTGGCTCTCCACTTGCCATGTGCATATACACATCGGCGTATTCATTGGCTAATTCCCTGTCAACAGCCGTGTTTACTTTTTCCATTGTTTCCCTGCCAATTTTGCCGTCCGGTTTTGCTTTGACGAGGTTCTGTAATTCTATTACCTTCGCTCTGATGCTCACCTTCTCAATCACCGGCTGCGGGGTATTGCATAGCGACAACACATACCAGCAGGTAGCCATTACAAGGACGAATACGCCAATCACGCCTATTGTGCGGTGCGTTTGTTTGGGTCTGTAATTAACCTTCATATCGTTATCTCCTTTGTCTATGCACATTTTTTGCTCAGGCGGATTTTGTTCAATTCCTCAAGTTTGGCAAGGAATAGGTCGGGGTGGAAAAGATAGTCGTATTCTTCTTTCCCGCACTCAAATTCTGCATCAATTTCTTTGGCGGGACAAGCATCACACGTAAGACCTCCCCCCCTATGTTGTTTTGCCCATTCACAAAAGAAACAATTATTATACAGTTCATCTTCGTATCCGCTTTTTTCAAGCCATTCCTCTTTAAAGTATCCACTATGGACAATATCCCTCCACATCCTTAGACATTCATACCAAGTTTTGTCTAAAGTAAGTTTTTTCATTGTTCAGTTTCCTTTCAAAAGCGGGCAGTTGGATTTATCCTGTTATTATAATGTTGCATTCAGAGTTTTCTATTTTGCGTCCCTGCACGTAATCCACCAACTGCCAGCAAATTTAGTTTTTCCAGCACTTATCAAGTAGGTTGTGGTATTGCATATAACCAGAACTTTTGTATCTTATCAGCAATTGCCACATATTTTCGAGACCAATAAGGTTCTGGAGTGGCGCAAGATTGGCTATTGCATAAAGTTTATCCACTTCATCTTGTGTTTCCAAAACAAGTTTGACTGGTTGAAACTTTTTAGGTTCTATTTCTTCTACTTTCATTTTTCATTCTCCTTTTTGCCCATTTAAGTAAAATAGCTTCTTGTGCCTCTACAAAACCTGTCGGAATCGTCCAACCAGTTAATTTTACAATGCCAGCTTTTTCAAGAGCATTTGGTATTCCTTCATTTTCTCCCCAACCCTTCAAAAAGACGTGGTTTTTAGGTGGAATCAGTTCAAGTGCAACGGTAGCAATGAATAGAGGTTCTTCGTCTTCAACGCTTACACCTTTAATCGATACACTGCCATTGTCGTAGTGGCTAAATTGCAGGTCAACAGCTTCATCGACATACTTAGCTTTTATATAAACTTTCATACTTCTGTCCTTTTATATAAAGTTATAATTCCAAAAAGTGCGGGGCTGCGGAGGGAGGGTGAAAGGATTATACCCCGCACTTAAAACTGCTACTTAAATATATCCCACTTCCTAATATGTTTCCAAAATACAACAAATGCACAAGCAGTTTCGATAACACCTGCTATAAAAAATACAATACAATCAAGATAATTATGTTCCATAATATCTTTACTTAATAGGGCTACTTTGTAAAATCACTAATAACGCCGATGCGGTGATAACCACATCGAAACTCCGTCCACCTTCCCTGAGTTTTTGTAACAATTCTTTGAAAGAATCATCTTGTTCTTTTTTGATACCCAATAAGTCCAGAAGTGCCATACAAAGTTTTTGTTCCTGTTCGGGAGTAAGTGGTATTTCTTTTCCGTCAACGTCTAAAACTATTTTCTTAATCAGGTTTACTTCTTTTGCCATTGGCTATTGCTCCTTTAATTGTCTAAAATATGATTATAGTATGATTGCAGTATGGGTTTGTGCTGAATCGGACAGAAAAGGACATCTATTATATTTATGCACTCTTCTGCCGACAAAGACCGTGAATCTTTGACAACTACCCTGC
This genomic interval from Phycisphaerae bacterium contains the following:
- a CDS encoding winged helix-turn-helix domain-containing protein, encoding MKTLFDIKPLSANTDPISSFETAEKNRPTINEQAFKVLKALTEHNGVTSLELSEKSGIDYAVCARRLPDLRRYGAVQNCAHPCGREICNVCTLAMFKNYKGEKRIIWYVKEVK
- a CDS encoding HNH endonuclease; translated protein: MKTIQLTQGKTSIISNSDFGKVSKLKWQYCLVGRKGHKRECVMWRGKIDRQKVTIIMSRLIMDCPPSKEVDHRNGNRLDNRRCNLRVCSHAENMRNQKKKVGKNIHSKYKGVALVQDKYWMSVLTYNYKTVYLGYHKTEKEAALVYDKKAKELFGEYANLNFN